A single window of Falco rusticolus isolate bFalRus1 chromosome 6, bFalRus1.pri, whole genome shotgun sequence DNA harbors:
- the RMND1 gene encoding required for meiotic nuclear division protein 1 homolog isoform X3: MRLKLLHFPARSFHTLTTVCQCQTFKKTGHLLLKQNNEVDGTAHRTAKSWNVYAVRSTSPYLTSRCVQIKNWQLLQGNGSALGKNVYYQSGEGFFPSWKHFGVAITENYKLNAEHIKKFSNISSRFYSVVSAGKIIPKHSNQPVKRPPKAPRTKQPSRANQPLPSDMENLMQCTAFATADEYHLGNLCHDLTSHGYVEITSLPRDAANVLVVGTEHSAKGDDSGIIFFFREGAVVFWNVEEKSMKNIMQVLEQHEIQPYEVALVYWENEEMNYRIGEGQSKLHKGEILLNSELDSDEVVLQKFAFSNALCLSVKLAIWESLLDNFVESIQSIPEILKSRRKVKLSHADVMQKIGELFALR; this comes from the exons ATGAGACTGAAACTTCTGCACTTTCCAGCTAGATCTTTCCACACTTTAACAACAGTATGCCAATGCCAAACCTTTAAGAAAACTGGACATCTGCTATTGAAGCAGAATAATGAAGTTGACGGAACAGctcacagaacagcaaaatctTGGAATGTGTATGCTGTGAGAAGCACTTCCCCTTATTTGACAAGTCGATGTGTACAAATCAAGAATTGGCAGTTGCTCCAAGGAAATGGAtcagctttgggaaaaaatgtttattatcaGAGtggggagggtttttttccatcctggAAACATTTTGGTGTGGCCATAACGGAAAACTACAAGCTCAATGCAGagcatattaaaaaatttaGCAACATATCATCAAGATTTTACTCGGTTGTATCAGCTggaaaaattattccaaaaCACAGTAACCAGCCAGTTAAGAGGCCACCAAAGGCACCAAGGACCAAGCAGCCATCCAGAGCTAACCAGCCACTACCATCAGACATGGAG AATCTGATGCAGTGCACAGCCTTTGCAACAGCAGATGAATATCATCTTGGTAATCTGTGTCATGACCTGACTTCACATGGATATGTTGAAATAACAAGTTTGCCTAGAG ATGCTGCAAATGTTTTGGTGGTTGGTACTGAGCACTCTGCAAAAGGTGATGATTctggcataattttttttttcag GGAAGGGGCTGTTGTGTTTTGGAATGTGGAAGAGAAGAGT ATGAAGAATATCATGCAAGTACTAGAACAGCATGAAATCCAGCCGTACGAAGTTGCACTAGTCTactgggagaatgaagagaTGAACTATAGAATAGGAGA AGGTCAGTCAAAGCTTCATAAAGGAGAAATCTTATTAAATTCTGAGCTGGATAGTGATGAAGTTGTTCTGCAgaaatttgccttttcaaatGCCCTTTGCCTTTCTG TAAAGCTGGCTATTTGGGAATCATTGTTGGATAACTTCGTGGAATCTATCCAGTCAATTCCCGAG ATACTAAAGTCACGAAGGAAGGTAAAACTGTCTCATGCAGATGTAATGCAGAAAATTGGAGAACTCTTCGCATTAAG GTAA
- the RMND1 gene encoding required for meiotic nuclear division protein 1 homolog isoform X2, with the protein MRLKLLHFPARSFHTLTTVCQCQTFKKTGHLLLKQNNEVDGTAHRTAKSWNVYAVRSTSPYLTSRCVQIKNWQLLQGNGSALGKNVYYQSGEGFFPSWKHFGVAITENYKLNAEHIKKFSNISSRFYSVVSAGKIIPKHSNQPVKRPPKAPRTKQPSRANQPLPSDMENLMQCTAFATADEYHLGNLCHDLTSHGYVEITSLPRDAANVLVVGTEHSAKGDDSGIIFFFREGAVVFWNVEEKSMKNIMQVLEQHEIQPYEVALVYWENEEMNYRIGEGQSKLHKGEILLNSELDSDEVVLQKFAFSNALCLSVKLAIWESLLDNFVESIQSIPEILKSRRKVKLSHADVMQKIGELFALRKLFLFFFNCYVNICSYIHQKEV; encoded by the exons ATGAGACTGAAACTTCTGCACTTTCCAGCTAGATCTTTCCACACTTTAACAACAGTATGCCAATGCCAAACCTTTAAGAAAACTGGACATCTGCTATTGAAGCAGAATAATGAAGTTGACGGAACAGctcacagaacagcaaaatctTGGAATGTGTATGCTGTGAGAAGCACTTCCCCTTATTTGACAAGTCGATGTGTACAAATCAAGAATTGGCAGTTGCTCCAAGGAAATGGAtcagctttgggaaaaaatgtttattatcaGAGtggggagggtttttttccatcctggAAACATTTTGGTGTGGCCATAACGGAAAACTACAAGCTCAATGCAGagcatattaaaaaatttaGCAACATATCATCAAGATTTTACTCGGTTGTATCAGCTggaaaaattattccaaaaCACAGTAACCAGCCAGTTAAGAGGCCACCAAAGGCACCAAGGACCAAGCAGCCATCCAGAGCTAACCAGCCACTACCATCAGACATGGAG AATCTGATGCAGTGCACAGCCTTTGCAACAGCAGATGAATATCATCTTGGTAATCTGTGTCATGACCTGACTTCACATGGATATGTTGAAATAACAAGTTTGCCTAGAG ATGCTGCAAATGTTTTGGTGGTTGGTACTGAGCACTCTGCAAAAGGTGATGATTctggcataattttttttttcag GGAAGGGGCTGTTGTGTTTTGGAATGTGGAAGAGAAGAGT ATGAAGAATATCATGCAAGTACTAGAACAGCATGAAATCCAGCCGTACGAAGTTGCACTAGTCTactgggagaatgaagagaTGAACTATAGAATAGGAGA AGGTCAGTCAAAGCTTCATAAAGGAGAAATCTTATTAAATTCTGAGCTGGATAGTGATGAAGTTGTTCTGCAgaaatttgccttttcaaatGCCCTTTGCCTTTCTG TAAAGCTGGCTATTTGGGAATCATTGTTGGATAACTTCGTGGAATCTATCCAGTCAATTCCCGAG ATACTAAAGTCACGAAGGAAGGTAAAACTGTCTCATGCAGATGTAATGCAGAAAATTGGAGAACTCTTCGCATTAAG gaaactttttctgtttttttttaactgctatGTAAATATTTGCTCCTATATTCACCAAAAGGAAGTTTGA
- the RMND1 gene encoding required for meiotic nuclear division protein 1 homolog isoform X1: protein MRLKLLHFPARSFHTLTTVCQCQTFKKTGHLLLKQNNEVDGTAHRTAKSWNVYAVRSTSPYLTSRCVQIKNWQLLQGNGSALGKNVYYQSGEGFFPSWKHFGVAITENYKLNAEHIKKFSNISSRFYSVVSAGKIIPKHSNQPVKRPPKAPRTKQPSRANQPLPSDMENLMQCTAFATADEYHLGNLCHDLTSHGYVEITSLPRDAANVLVVGTEHSAKGDDSGIIFFFREGAVVFWNVEEKSMKNIMQVLEQHEIQPYEVALVYWENEEMNYRIGEGQSKLHKGEILLNSELDSDEVVLQKFAFSNALCLSVKLAIWESLLDNFVESIQSIPEILKSRRKVKLSHADVMQKIGELFALRHRINLSSDLLITPDFYWDREKLEELYDKTCQFLNINRRVKVMNEKLQHCMDLTDLMRNHLNEKHALRLEWMIVILITIEVLFELARVVF, encoded by the exons ATGAGACTGAAACTTCTGCACTTTCCAGCTAGATCTTTCCACACTTTAACAACAGTATGCCAATGCCAAACCTTTAAGAAAACTGGACATCTGCTATTGAAGCAGAATAATGAAGTTGACGGAACAGctcacagaacagcaaaatctTGGAATGTGTATGCTGTGAGAAGCACTTCCCCTTATTTGACAAGTCGATGTGTACAAATCAAGAATTGGCAGTTGCTCCAAGGAAATGGAtcagctttgggaaaaaatgtttattatcaGAGtggggagggtttttttccatcctggAAACATTTTGGTGTGGCCATAACGGAAAACTACAAGCTCAATGCAGagcatattaaaaaatttaGCAACATATCATCAAGATTTTACTCGGTTGTATCAGCTggaaaaattattccaaaaCACAGTAACCAGCCAGTTAAGAGGCCACCAAAGGCACCAAGGACCAAGCAGCCATCCAGAGCTAACCAGCCACTACCATCAGACATGGAG AATCTGATGCAGTGCACAGCCTTTGCAACAGCAGATGAATATCATCTTGGTAATCTGTGTCATGACCTGACTTCACATGGATATGTTGAAATAACAAGTTTGCCTAGAG ATGCTGCAAATGTTTTGGTGGTTGGTACTGAGCACTCTGCAAAAGGTGATGATTctggcataattttttttttcag GGAAGGGGCTGTTGTGTTTTGGAATGTGGAAGAGAAGAGT ATGAAGAATATCATGCAAGTACTAGAACAGCATGAAATCCAGCCGTACGAAGTTGCACTAGTCTactgggagaatgaagagaTGAACTATAGAATAGGAGA AGGTCAGTCAAAGCTTCATAAAGGAGAAATCTTATTAAATTCTGAGCTGGATAGTGATGAAGTTGTTCTGCAgaaatttgccttttcaaatGCCCTTTGCCTTTCTG TAAAGCTGGCTATTTGGGAATCATTGTTGGATAACTTCGTGGAATCTATCCAGTCAATTCCCGAG ATACTAAAGTCACGAAGGAAGGTAAAACTGTCTCATGCAGATGTAATGCAGAAAATTGGAGAACTCTTCGCATTAAG ACACCGTATAAATCTGAGTTCAGATCTGCTAATAACTCCTGATTTCTACTGGGATAGAGAAAAATTGGAAGAGCTCTATGACAAGACTTGTCAGTTCCTCAACATTAATCGCAGAGTTAAG GTAATGAATGAAAAGCTTCAGCACTGCATGGACCTGACAGATCTAATGCGAAATCACCTGAATGAAAAGCACGCTCTGCGCCTCGAGTGGATGATAGTCATACTCATCACCATAGAG GTTCTGTTTGAACTTGCAAGGGTTGTTTTCTGA